In Gemmatimonadota bacterium, the DNA window GATCGTCGAGGTGGCACGACGGCTGTCGAACTATGTGCTCGAGCAGCGCCTGGGCGGCGAGGTCTTCAGCGACGCCGGGTTCGTGCTGGGGCTGAAGCGGGACCGCGAGCGGATGCGCGCGCCCGACGTCGCCTACATCACCCGGGAGAAGGCCGCTCCTACGACCCCGAGCGCTTCTTCCGCGGCGTCCCGGACCTCGCCCTCGAGATCGACCTGACC includes these proteins:
- a CDS encoding Uma2 family endonuclease, which encodes MATRPNVLSADDLLHLPAQEGSIGWEFVNGRPVAVMPAKPLHGKLIVEVARRLSNYVLEQRLGGEVFSDAGFVLGLKRDRERMRAPDVAYITREKAAPTTPSASSAASRTSPSRST